From Myxococcus stipitatus, a single genomic window includes:
- a CDS encoding cupin domain-containing protein — protein sequence MDVKHLSSFQDFSPEKLRKHNVFQSERFFLDVYCLAPGQAQKPHRHATSDKVYVVLEGRCRFRVGAEEEVHGPGAAVFAPSGAEHGVANEGPDSARLLVLMTPPPEHA from the coding sequence ATGGATGTGAAGCACCTGTCGTCCTTCCAGGACTTCTCCCCGGAGAAGCTGCGCAAGCACAACGTCTTTCAGTCCGAGCGCTTCTTCCTGGACGTCTACTGCCTGGCGCCCGGCCAGGCCCAGAAACCCCATCGCCACGCCACGTCCGACAAGGTGTATGTGGTGCTGGAGGGGCGCTGCCGCTTCCGCGTCGGCGCCGAGGAGGAGGTCCACGGCCCGGGTGCCGCGGTCTTCGCTCCTTCGGGTGCCGAGCATGGCGTCGCCAACGAAGGCCCCGACTCCGCCCGACTGCTCGTCCTGATGACCCCGCCCCCGGAGCATGCATGA